The region TCGGGCAACATGTTCAGTGTCTTCTTCGGCGGCGAGCCGGTCACCGACTTCGCGTCGGCGCGCGCCACCGAGACGTGGCGGTTCCCGGCGTTCTTCCACAGCCTTCTCGACGCGGGCGTCTACCCGCCGCCGAGCGCGTACGAGACCTGGTTCGTCTCCGCCGCGCTGGACGACGACGCGTTCGACCGCATCGCTGCGGCACTGCCCGGCGCCGCGCGCGCCGCAGCGGAGGCGTCGAAGCCGGCATGACGAGCGACAAGACGGTGGTGCACGTGATGCGCCACGGCGAGGTGCACAACCCGGAGAAGATCCTCTACGGCCGTTTGCCGGACTACCACCTCTCCGACCGCGGCCGGGCGCAGGCGCAGGCGGTCGCCGACTGGCTGGCCGCGCGCGACATCACCTATGTGGTGGCGTCGCCGCTGGAGCGCGCTCAGGAGACGGCTGCGCCCATCGCGGCCCGGCACGGACTCGCGATCGAGACCGACCACGAGCTGATCGAATCGTCGAACATCTTCGAGGGACAGCGGGTTTCGCCCGGCGACGGCGCGCTGCG is a window of Mycolicibacterium chubuense NBB4 DNA encoding:
- a CDS encoding histidine phosphatase family protein, with product MTSDKTVVHVMRHGEVHNPEKILYGRLPDYHLSDRGRAQAQAVADWLAARDITYVVASPLERAQETAAPIAARHGLAIETDHELIESSNIFEGQRVSPGDGALRDPRNWWHLRNPRTPSWGEPYKQIAARMTRAVERAAVSAAGHEAVCVSHQLPVETLRRAMTDKPLHHFPTRRMCNLASVTSFYFHDDVCVGWGYAELAGQ